Proteins found in one Arachis stenosperma cultivar V10309 chromosome 8, arast.V10309.gnm1.PFL2, whole genome shotgun sequence genomic segment:
- the LOC130944853 gene encoding uncharacterized protein LOC130944853 isoform X1, with translation MQVTCTMENEIEKLDGPVDVSSSSDELQERGATTSVYNTRRQKTCFSETPTLGVSQRKKHSSCPRHGGIGLNMASQFEQIQQQIEDLKAIVAKQGQFNQDVLATLHQAIGETDGSPIVGSNSPHAIRSKNRVKTTTEHAAKRDQPRFRTYKRRNSKTESNTKSGLRGRRNLFPASMISTGCDDPHSSYVTNTTVKIARARALQQKFMQLRHLDSNFMAEDLGSKIPKGMPVSFQPTPDMEINGLHLATASYIFNTALDPEEILVPNSHCAMTRKALRTLEPGRQVIDDVLILLARMLALDSTRLQWYLPTTFTRCCYIFTLQQIATGRGPIPEATISAIRKDFMGYADEVLKIYCPMWCDNHWFLVVVDLARHRLIYLDSLRSPTASSKRRRLIRKLAIFLDDLLDDRAWYANEDTDKIECSEFEITEPNVAQQLPESNDCGVFVAQWMIMYHLFYDYDVETFQLVTDYSRMRLAIDMVLKYHNENRMETIEAALRYWRSFSTAPS, from the exons ATGCAGGTTACGTGCACAATGGAGAACGAGATCGAGAAACTTGATGGGCCTGTTGACGTTTCCTCCTCCTCCGACGAGCTTCAGGAACGGGGAGCAACGACTTCTGTGTACAACACCAGACGACAAAAAACTTGCTTTAGCGAAACCCCAACCCTAGGGGTTTCGCAGAG AAAGAAACACAGCAGCTGTCCTCGGCATGGAGGTATCGGCTTAAATATGGCTTCACAGTTTGAGCAGATCCAGCAACAGATAGAGGATTTAAAAGCTATAGTTGCGAAGCAGGGACAATTCAACCAGGATGTCCTCGCAACACTGCACCAGGCCATTGGTGAGACGGACGGATCGCCGATTGTGGGTAGCAATTCTCCGCACGCAATCCGGTCCAAGAACAGGGTTAAAACTACAACCGAACACGCTGCTAAGAGGGATCAGCCAAGGTTTAGAACATACAAACGGCGTAACTCCAAGACTGAAAGCAACACGAAGTCTGGTCTTAGGGGGAGGCGAAATCTGTTCCCGGCTTCGATGATTTCAACTGGATGCGACGATCCCCACAGCTCGTATGTCACCAATACGACCGTGAAGATTGCTCGGGCTCGAGCCCTTCAACAGAAGTTCATGCAACTGAGACACCTAGATAGCAATTTTATGGCAGAGGATCTTGGTAGTAAAATTCCCAAG GGTATGCCGGTCTCATTTCAACCTACTCCAGACATGGAGATAAATGGATTACACCTAGCTACCGCATCCTACATCTTTAATACTGCGTTGGATCCAGA GGAGATACTTGTTCCGAATTCACACTGTGCCATGACGCGCAAGGCCCTTAGGACTTTAGAGCCGGGTAGGCAAGTAATTGACGAT GTGCTGATTCTGCTGGCAAGGATGCTTGCCTTAGACTCCACAAGGCTGCAATGGTACCTGCCGACCACCTTTACG CGGTGTTGTTATATTTTCACTCTGCAGCAAATAGCTACCGGACGAGGACCTATACCGGAGGCAACAATTTCTGCCATAAGAAAGGACTTCATGGGTTACGCCGATGAAGTCCTAAAG ATTTACTGCCCAATGTGGTGCGACAACCACTGGTTTCTTGTTGTTGTCGACCTTGCAAGACATCGACTTATTTATCTTGACTCACTGAGGTCCCCAACGGCCAGCTCAAAGAGACGTCGCCTGATTAGGAAATTG GCAATCTTTCTGGATGACCTTTTGGATGACCGTGCTTGGTATGCTAATGAAGACACGGATAAAATTGAATGCAGTGAGTTCGAGATTACGGAGCCGAACGTTGCCCAACAACTTCCAGAAAG CAATGACTGTGGCGTGTTTGTGGCACAGTGGATGATCATGTACCACTTATTCTACGATTACGATGTTGAG ACATTTCAGTTGGTAACAGACTACAGTCGAATGCGCCTTGCAATCGATATGGTACTAAAGTATCACAACGAGAACAGAATGGAAACCATTGAAGCCGCTCTGAGATATTGGCGGAGTTTCTCAACCGCCCCATCATAG
- the LOC130944853 gene encoding uncharacterized protein LOC130944853 isoform X2: MQVTCTMENEIEKLDGPVDVSSSSDELQERGATTSVYNTRRQKTCFSETPTLGVSQRKKHSSCPRHGGIGLNMASQFEQIQQQIEDLKAIVAKQGQFNQDVLATLHQAIGETDGSPIVGSNSPHAIRSKNRVKTTTEHAAKRDQPRFRTYKRRNSKTESNTKSGLRGRRNLFPASMISTGCDDPHSSYVTNTTVKIARARALQQKFMQLRHLDSNFMAEDLGSKIPKGMPVSFQPTPDMEINGLHLATASYIFNTALDPEEILVPNSHCAMTRKALRTLEPGRQVIDDVLILLARMLALDSTRLQWYLPTTFTQIATGRGPIPEATISAIRKDFMGYADEVLKIYCPMWCDNHWFLVVVDLARHRLIYLDSLRSPTASSKRRRLIRKLAIFLDDLLDDRAWYANEDTDKIECSEFEITEPNVAQQLPESNDCGVFVAQWMIMYHLFYDYDVETFQLVTDYSRMRLAIDMVLKYHNENRMETIEAALRYWRSFSTAPS, encoded by the exons ATGCAGGTTACGTGCACAATGGAGAACGAGATCGAGAAACTTGATGGGCCTGTTGACGTTTCCTCCTCCTCCGACGAGCTTCAGGAACGGGGAGCAACGACTTCTGTGTACAACACCAGACGACAAAAAACTTGCTTTAGCGAAACCCCAACCCTAGGGGTTTCGCAGAG AAAGAAACACAGCAGCTGTCCTCGGCATGGAGGTATCGGCTTAAATATGGCTTCACAGTTTGAGCAGATCCAGCAACAGATAGAGGATTTAAAAGCTATAGTTGCGAAGCAGGGACAATTCAACCAGGATGTCCTCGCAACACTGCACCAGGCCATTGGTGAGACGGACGGATCGCCGATTGTGGGTAGCAATTCTCCGCACGCAATCCGGTCCAAGAACAGGGTTAAAACTACAACCGAACACGCTGCTAAGAGGGATCAGCCAAGGTTTAGAACATACAAACGGCGTAACTCCAAGACTGAAAGCAACACGAAGTCTGGTCTTAGGGGGAGGCGAAATCTGTTCCCGGCTTCGATGATTTCAACTGGATGCGACGATCCCCACAGCTCGTATGTCACCAATACGACCGTGAAGATTGCTCGGGCTCGAGCCCTTCAACAGAAGTTCATGCAACTGAGACACCTAGATAGCAATTTTATGGCAGAGGATCTTGGTAGTAAAATTCCCAAG GGTATGCCGGTCTCATTTCAACCTACTCCAGACATGGAGATAAATGGATTACACCTAGCTACCGCATCCTACATCTTTAATACTGCGTTGGATCCAGA GGAGATACTTGTTCCGAATTCACACTGTGCCATGACGCGCAAGGCCCTTAGGACTTTAGAGCCGGGTAGGCAAGTAATTGACGAT GTGCTGATTCTGCTGGCAAGGATGCTTGCCTTAGACTCCACAAGGCTGCAATGGTACCTGCCGACCACCTTTACG CAAATAGCTACCGGACGAGGACCTATACCGGAGGCAACAATTTCTGCCATAAGAAAGGACTTCATGGGTTACGCCGATGAAGTCCTAAAG ATTTACTGCCCAATGTGGTGCGACAACCACTGGTTTCTTGTTGTTGTCGACCTTGCAAGACATCGACTTATTTATCTTGACTCACTGAGGTCCCCAACGGCCAGCTCAAAGAGACGTCGCCTGATTAGGAAATTG GCAATCTTTCTGGATGACCTTTTGGATGACCGTGCTTGGTATGCTAATGAAGACACGGATAAAATTGAATGCAGTGAGTTCGAGATTACGGAGCCGAACGTTGCCCAACAACTTCCAGAAAG CAATGACTGTGGCGTGTTTGTGGCACAGTGGATGATCATGTACCACTTATTCTACGATTACGATGTTGAG ACATTTCAGTTGGTAACAGACTACAGTCGAATGCGCCTTGCAATCGATATGGTACTAAAGTATCACAACGAGAACAGAATGGAAACCATTGAAGCCGCTCTGAGATATTGGCGGAGTTTCTCAACCGCCCCATCATAG